In one window of Aceticella autotrophica DNA:
- a CDS encoding lactococcin G-beta/enterocin 1071B family bacteriocin (Among the bacteriocins in this family, lactococcin G-beta was reported to be the beta chain of a two-chain bacteriocin, while enterocin 1071B was reported to act on its own.) codes for MEAVIKDRNFYLGNFSERGLQNIISEKELREINGGTFGLDDALYGLAIVGAIDSVIDFGKGLYNGFEDGLNAWN; via the coding sequence ATGGAAGCTGTAATTAAAGATAGAAATTTTTATTTAGGTAATTTTTCAGAAAGAGGATTGCAAAATATAATATCTGAGAAAGAACTTCGTGAAATAAATGGAGGAACATTCGGATTAGATGATGCATTATATGGTCTTGCAATAGTTGGAGCAATAGATTCGGTTATTGATTTTGGCAAAGGTCTATATAATGGTTTTGAAGACGGACTAAATGCTTGGAACTGA
- a CDS encoding CPBP family intramembrane glutamic endopeptidase, with amino-acid sequence MNKDGIIFENIVKYLLIYIICSGLAGYFIILTGNNIDYNLMYIIASVLFTLSIFYLFKHRNMNIFKYCCFTRISLMELFLSILIGIAFEMVFEMINSVMNLYRYFPDYNKYQELFTKIIKGNFFIVLLSIVIIGPILEEIIFRGLIFKELRKGMSISTSIILQSTIFAIIHGSIYQGFYAFILGILLSVMFYLSKSIWVPIIIHMASNMVALFGSLFIKTNINSAKEVIFIFVGITILILSFKYFYYQREKQRGINI; translated from the coding sequence ATGAATAAAGATGGTATTATATTTGAAAATATAGTGAAATACTTACTTATATATATCATTTGTTCAGGATTAGCTGGTTATTTTATTATTTTAACTGGCAATAATATAGATTATAATTTAATGTATATTATTGCATCAGTATTATTTACATTAAGTATATTTTATTTATTTAAACATAGAAATATGAATATATTTAAATATTGCTGTTTCACAAGAATATCATTAATGGAATTATTTTTATCAATATTGATTGGTATAGCATTTGAAATGGTTTTTGAAATGATAAATTCCGTAATGAACCTATATAGATATTTTCCTGATTATAATAAATATCAAGAACTTTTTACAAAGATTATTAAAGGAAATTTTTTTATAGTACTTTTATCTATTGTAATCATTGGGCCAATATTGGAAGAAATAATCTTTAGAGGTTTGATTTTTAAGGAGTTGAGAAAGGGAATGTCAATTTCTACATCAATAATATTACAATCGACAATATTTGCTATAATTCATGGTTCAATATACCAAGGTTTTTATGCATTTATTCTTGGTATCCTCTTATCTGTAATGTTTTATTTATCTAAATCAATTTGGGTTCCAATTATAATCCATATGGCTTCAAATATGGTTGCATTATTTGGTAGCCTATTTATTAAAACAAATATAAATAGTGCAAAGGAAGTTATATTTATTTTTGTTGGCATTACTATATTAATTTTATCATTTAAATATTTTTACTATCAAAGAGAAAAGCAAAGAGGGATAAATATTTGA
- a CDS encoding ExeA family protein codes for MKKEGKTMFNVYYGLTFNPFSKECDVKYHYKSQDYIQAMSRLEFLKDKKGFGLITGDPGSGKSYTLKCFVNSLNPNMYKVVYIPISTLTVMDFYKYLSDGFGLIPKHRKCDMFRQIQDVILSYHSKNITPVIIVDEAQFISNSILDDLRIIFNFDMDTKNYALLILSGQTQLIIQLNRQAHEALRQRIVLNYSFKGLNKDETKEYITSRLKCANCNETIFTDDAIELIYSSTNGYLRKINLLAEMSMILGAKESQKTINGELVFRAQSDINITE; via the coding sequence ATGAAGAAAGAAGGAAAAACAATGTTCAATGTATATTATGGATTAACTTTTAATCCATTTTCTAAAGAATGTGATGTAAAATATCACTACAAATCACAGGATTATATACAAGCAATGAGCAGATTAGAATTTTTAAAAGACAAAAAAGGATTTGGGCTAATAACAGGAGATCCTGGATCTGGTAAGTCATATACACTAAAATGCTTTGTAAATTCTTTAAATCCTAATATGTACAAGGTTGTATACATACCGATATCAACGCTTACAGTTATGGATTTTTACAAGTATTTGTCCGACGGCTTCGGATTAATACCGAAGCATAGAAAATGCGATATGTTTCGCCAGATACAGGATGTAATATTAAGCTATCATTCAAAAAACATAACTCCCGTTATCATCGTTGATGAGGCTCAGTTCATAAGCAACTCAATCCTTGATGATTTACGCATTATATTTAATTTTGACATGGACACAAAAAATTATGCATTACTTATATTATCAGGACAGACACAATTAATTATACAGTTGAATAGACAAGCACATGAAGCATTAAGGCAGCGAATAGTTTTAAATTATTCATTTAAGGGTTTAAACAAAGATGAAACAAAAGAATATATAACATCCAGATTAAAATGTGCAAACTGCAATGAAACAATATTTACTGATGACGCAATTGAATTAATATATTCAAGCACAAATGGATATTTAAGAAAAATTAATTTACTTGCAGAAATGTCAATGATATTAGGAGCTAAAGAAAGTCAAAAAACTATAAATGGCGAGCTAGTATTTAGAGCTCAAAGCGATATAAATATTACAGAGTAA
- a CDS encoding cysteine peptidase family C39 domain-containing protein, with product MSKQYGLKIPISKIRESAGTDKQGTSAYGLIKAAEKLGLTAKGVKANKPEDIFSEISDIMLNSKISHPKK from the coding sequence ATATCAAAGCAGTACGGACTTAAAATACCTATATCAAAAATACGAGAATCTGCAGGAACTGATAAGCAGGGAACAAGTGCATATGGGTTAATAAAGGCAGCAGAAAAGCTTGGGCTTACGGCAAAAGGAGTCAAGGCGAATAAACCGGAAGATATTTTTAGTGAAATTTCAGATATCATGTTAAACAGCAAGATATCACATCCTAAAAAATAG
- a CDS encoding FAD-dependent oxidoreductase, which translates to MLKVVIIGGGWAGCAAALTAKKAGADVVLLEKTDMLLGCGLVGGIMRNNGRFTASEEIKYLGGHELINITDECARHVNIEFPGHKHANLYDITMVEPAVRSMLLNKGVKIKLIARAVDVIMKDKNKIKGIQLSDDTVEYGDIFIETTGSTGPMGNCLRYGNGCSMCILRCPSFGPRISISYRAGVEDILGMRSDEVYGAFSGSCKLNKDSLSKEIREKLDKEGVVILPIPKEDINMDKLKIKVCQQYALPEYAKNIILLDTGHAKLMTPFYPLDKLRKIPGLERARYEDPYSGGKTNSVRYLSMAPRNNGMKVEGLDNLLCAGEKSGLFTGHTEAIATGCLAGHNSVRLALGMPLLELPRNLASGDLIAYENECIKTKEGLKNRYTFAGGRYFERMKNLGLYTTDTAIIKDKISRDNLIGIYDEKLI; encoded by the coding sequence ATGCTTAAAGTCGTAATAATAGGTGGCGGATGGGCAGGATGCGCTGCTGCTTTAACAGCTAAAAAAGCTGGCGCAGATGTTGTTTTATTGGAAAAAACTGATATGCTTTTAGGTTGTGGGCTTGTAGGAGGAATAATGAGAAATAACGGCAGGTTTACTGCATCAGAAGAAATAAAATATCTTGGAGGTCATGAATTAATTAATATAACAGATGAATGTGCAAGACATGTAAATATCGAATTTCCAGGACATAAACATGCAAATCTATATGATATAACAATGGTAGAACCAGCGGTACGCAGTATGCTTCTTAATAAAGGAGTAAAAATTAAATTAATTGCACGTGCGGTTGACGTTATTATGAAAGACAAAAATAAAATAAAGGGGATTCAACTATCAGATGATACAGTCGAATATGGTGATATTTTTATAGAAACAACAGGTTCAACAGGTCCTATGGGTAATTGCTTGCGATATGGAAATGGTTGTTCTATGTGCATATTAAGATGCCCTTCTTTTGGACCGAGAATAAGTATAAGTTACAGAGCTGGTGTTGAAGATATACTGGGAATGCGTTCAGACGAAGTTTACGGTGCTTTCAGTGGTTCCTGTAAATTAAATAAAGATTCCTTAAGCAAAGAAATAAGGGAAAAGCTTGATAAAGAAGGTGTTGTAATACTGCCGATTCCAAAAGAAGACATTAATATGGATAAACTTAAAATAAAGGTATGTCAACAGTATGCATTACCTGAATATGCAAAAAATATAATCTTGCTTGATACAGGTCATGCAAAATTAATGACTCCATTTTATCCGCTTGACAAATTAAGAAAAATACCTGGTCTTGAAAGAGCAAGATATGAGGATCCATATTCGGGTGGAAAGACAAATTCCGTAAGGTATCTTTCGATGGCGCCAAGAAATAATGGAATGAAAGTAGAAGGATTGGACAACTTGCTTTGCGCCGGAGAAAAATCCGGTCTTTTCACAGGTCATACAGAAGCAATAGCAACCGGTTGCTTAGCAGGACATAATAGTGTAAGGCTTGCTTTGGGAATGCCTTTACTTGAACTGCCAAGAAATCTTGCATCAGGTGATTTAATAGCATATGAAAATGAATGTATTAAAACCAAGGAAGGTTTAAAAAATAGATACACATTTGCCGGTGGCAGATATTTTGAAAGAATGAAAAATCTTGGACTTTATACAACAGATACTGCTATAATAAAAGATAAAATATCAAGGGATAATTTAATAGGCATTTATGATGAAAAATTAATATAA
- a CDS encoding DDE-type integrase/transposase/recombinase → MDNDVKQKIAYFKFSLIAPLINENYTQETAKEYMEVITSKVYDVPSLGKREFSPNTIKTWLYCYRKYGFEGLYPKSRCDKGASRVLTDDIKAYIKNLKVDNPRRSAKSIYQELLVKKFIDLDKVSLSTIQRYLRKTKISTSALNTKDRRAFEMEYPNDCWQSDISMGPYLVINGKKIKTYLIAFLDDSSRLITHAEFYETDNVISLIDAYKKAVSKRGVPKKLFVDNGKVFQSEQLHLICASLGTSLCYAEPYSPESKGKIERFFRTLKDQWMYGFDWQKISSIDELNENLNKYIEGIYHQTVHSSINMKPIEKFIKYTDTMKFIDSKEEIDNIFLYRVKRRVIKDATVSIEKVKFEVPMQYIGDYVNIRYYPKSLDKAYIFSEDGKLLQTIHPVNKIDNSKIRRKEIDFSL, encoded by the coding sequence ATGGATAATGATGTTAAACAAAAAATTGCTTATTTTAAATTTTCTTTGATAGCACCGCTTATCAATGAAAATTACACTCAGGAAACAGCAAAAGAATATATGGAGGTTATTACTTCTAAGGTTTATGATGTGCCTTCGTTAGGTAAAAGAGAATTTTCTCCTAATACAATTAAGACATGGCTTTACTGTTACAGAAAATATGGATTTGAAGGTCTATATCCTAAAAGCAGATGCGACAAAGGTGCTTCAAGAGTTTTAACTGATGACATTAAAGCCTATATTAAGAATCTAAAAGTTGATAATCCAAGAAGATCAGCTAAGTCAATCTATCAGGAACTTTTAGTTAAAAAGTTTATTGACCTTGATAAGGTATCCTTATCTACAATCCAAAGATATCTTCGAAAAACTAAAATATCTACATCAGCATTGAATACAAAAGACAGGAGAGCTTTTGAAATGGAGTATCCTAATGACTGCTGGCAATCTGATATATCTATGGGTCCATACTTAGTTATTAACGGCAAGAAGATTAAGACATACCTTATTGCTTTTCTGGATGATTCATCAAGGTTAATAACACATGCAGAATTTTATGAGACAGATAATGTCATATCACTTATTGATGCATACAAAAAAGCTGTTTCAAAAAGAGGTGTTCCTAAAAAACTATTTGTTGATAACGGCAAGGTATTCCAAAGCGAACAATTGCATTTAATATGTGCATCATTAGGAACGTCTTTATGTTATGCTGAACCGTATTCGCCAGAATCGAAAGGAAAAATTGAAAGGTTTTTCAGAACATTAAAAGACCAATGGATGTATGGATTTGATTGGCAGAAAATATCTTCCATAGACGAATTGAATGAGAACTTGAATAAATATATTGAAGGAATATACCATCAAACAGTACATTCATCAATAAATATGAAGCCCATAGAGAAATTCATTAAATATACTGACACGATGAAATTCATAGATTCTAAAGAAGAGATTGATAACATATTTCTCTATAGAGTCAAAAGGCGTGTAATTAAAGATGCCACAGTATCAATAGAAAAAGTCAAATTTGAAGTGCCAATGCAGTATATCGGTGATTATGTAAATATACGATATTATCCAAAATCACTTGATAAAGCATATATTTTTAGTGAAGACGGCAAACTCTTGCAAACAATACATCCCGTAAACAAAATTGATAATTCTAAGATAAGAAGAAAAGAAATAGACTTTTCTTTGTAA
- a CDS encoding sulfide/dihydroorotate dehydrogenase-like FAD/NAD-binding protein — protein MTKRLECIDAGSEYCPCYLAELNECIVCSQLQGKQFCDCNWRGVCIYQEYIWAGCKSKSTRKTILSNIIKKDMINERLLILTLKIPKKLSRELNEPGSYIFLRDNLSPSFFDTPMSIMYSNEMEGIIKLAVQINGPKTKLIQECKENIYIRGPYWNGLFGHKYIKGMHNSKCLVVLRGIAQAPGVIVISKLIQNNNNVTVLIDKGKIGEYFIEEYLKDFNITIFKKDILSNDGQNLLRNLISNQNIKLIYSGGSDAQHLNILNFIDHYNTEAYLAVSNNNTICCGEGICGSCEIEINGQKVRSCKVQLDVRKAIERRILHA, from the coding sequence GTGACAAAAAGATTAGAATGCATTGATGCCGGAAGCGAATATTGCCCATGTTATTTAGCTGAATTAAATGAATGCATAGTATGTTCTCAACTACAAGGAAAACAATTTTGCGATTGCAACTGGAGAGGGGTATGTATTTATCAAGAATATATATGGGCAGGATGCAAATCAAAATCTACAAGAAAAACAATATTATCAAATATTATAAAAAAAGACATGATAAACGAAAGATTATTAATTTTAACATTGAAAATACCAAAAAAATTATCAAGAGAATTAAATGAGCCAGGTTCGTACATTTTTCTTAGGGATAATTTAAGCCCATCTTTTTTTGACACTCCAATGTCAATTATGTATTCTAATGAAATGGAAGGAATAATAAAACTTGCAGTACAGATTAATGGTCCTAAAACCAAATTAATACAGGAATGTAAAGAAAATATCTATATAAGAGGTCCATATTGGAATGGATTATTCGGACATAAATACATCAAAGGTATGCATAATTCAAAATGTTTAGTAGTTTTAAGAGGTATTGCACAGGCACCGGGTGTTATTGTGATATCAAAACTTATACAAAATAATAATAATGTAACTGTTCTTATAGATAAAGGTAAAATTGGAGAATATTTTATAGAAGAATATTTAAAGGATTTTAATATAACAATATTTAAAAAAGATATTTTAAGTAATGATGGACAAAATCTCCTTAGAAATCTTATCAGCAATCAAAATATAAAACTTATATACAGCGGTGGTTCTGATGCACAACATCTTAATATACTTAATTTCATTGATCACTATAATACAGAGGCATATCTTGCTGTTTCAAACAATAATACCATCTGTTGTGGAGAAGGCATTTGTGGAAGCTGTGAAATAGAAATTAACGGGCAAAAAGTACGTTCATGTAAAGTTCAATTAGATGTTAGAAAAGCAATTGAAAGGAGGATTTTACATGCTTAA
- a CDS encoding DUF6431 domain-containing protein: MIIIAFPIKNIHEYIENKSYLYIDTPSGCPNCNYNGKLHRHGYYCRGVFIDNNCIDITIARVICPVCHKTHALIPDFLVPYFIYPLSVILTSLKKIFIDGHGTTYVADEIIKEFNLSFVKQQNISYFKMRFLSIMNYIHSFFANFQEYIETMNSLSPKTLISNIYKYTKEKVKFNLHYFDLMKVHFFKKV; encoded by the coding sequence ATGATAATTATAGCCTTTCCAATTAAAAATATACATGAATATATCGAAAATAAATCATATTTGTACATAGATACACCATCTGGATGCCCTAATTGCAATTACAACGGTAAATTGCACAGGCATGGCTATTACTGCAGGGGTGTCTTTATCGACAATAATTGCATAGATATTACCATAGCAAGAGTTATTTGTCCTGTATGCCATAAAACACATGCTTTAATACCGGACTTTTTAGTGCCATATTTCATCTATCCTTTATCTGTTATTCTAACTTCCTTGAAAAAAATATTTATCGATGGACATGGCACTACATATGTTGCTGATGAGATCATTAAAGAGTTTAATTTGTCTTTTGTGAAACAGCAAAATATCAGTTATTTCAAAATGAGATTTCTCTCGATTATGAATTATATTCACAGCTTTTTTGCTAATTTTCAAGAATACATTGAAACAATGAACAGTTTATCACCTAAAACTTTGATAAGCAATATTTATAAATATACAAAAGAAAAGGTAAAGTTTAATTTACACTATTTTGATTTGATGAAAGTACATTTTTTCAAAAAAGTTTAG
- a CDS encoding cysteine peptidase family C39 domain-containing protein, producing MIRQVYCGAACLATISKQYGLKIPISKIRETAGTDKHGTSAYGLIKVAEKLGFTAKGVKANKPEDIFSEIPDINVKFMLKIKI from the coding sequence ATAATAAGACAGGTTTATTGCGGTGCTGCATGTCTTGCTACGATATCAAAGCAGTACGGACTTAAAATACCTATATCAAAAATAAGAGAAACTGCAGGAACGGATAAGCATGGAACAAGTGCATATGGCTTAATAAAGGTAGCAGAAAAGCTTGGGTTTACGGCAAAAGGAGTCAAGGCGAATAAACCGGAAGATATTTTTAGTGAAATTCCAGATATCAATGTAAAATTTATGTTAAAAATAAAAATATAG
- a CDS encoding SurA N-terminal domain-containing protein yields the protein MFRKKYYFIFVIFAIVLSLFMLKYCFIKVKAQTNQMINYINKDGSKYPKIVAKVGSLEINNKEFATEVFLIKNKYQNKNENFYEKEALKNLILNKEYELEELKHGLFVTDDEVDAYLKNMENVYNTMNDKNGDMTKFIQDVKNDGFNNIQNFFKNQQIRDTYKKALLRVKLRNYIMNLVDSPTDNDINNFIKDNNLDFSKTDKNMLKQQLLFKKRIEAWDAYNEQLLKSNNFSIYIPININK from the coding sequence ATGTTTAGGAAAAAATATTATTTTATATTTGTTATTTTTGCAATAGTGTTATCTTTATTTATGTTAAAGTATTGTTTTATAAAAGTAAAAGCTCAAACAAATCAGATGATAAACTATATCAATAAAGATGGTTCAAAATATCCAAAAATTGTTGCTAAAGTAGGAAGTTTAGAAATAAACAATAAAGAATTTGCTACTGAAGTGTTTTTGATAAAAAATAAATATCAAAACAAAAATGAAAATTTTTATGAAAAAGAAGCATTAAAAAATCTTATACTTAATAAAGAATATGAATTAGAAGAATTAAAACATGGATTATTTGTTACCGATGATGAAGTCGATGCTTATTTAAAAAATATGGAAAATGTATATAATACAATGAATGATAAAAATGGTGATATGACTAAATTTATACAAGATGTTAAAAATGACGGTTTCAATAATATACAAAATTTTTTTAAGAATCAACAAATACGTGATACTTATAAAAAAGCATTGTTGAGAGTTAAATTGAGAAACTATATTATGAATTTGGTTGACAGTCCAACTGACAATGACATCAATAATTTTATTAAAGATAATAATTTAGATTTTTCTAAGACTGATAAAAACATGCTTAAACAACAATTGTTATTTAAGAAGAGAATTGAAGCATGGGATGCATATAATGAGCAATTATTAAAATCAAATAATTTTTCAATATATATACCGATAAATATAAACAAATAA